A single window of Nocardioides kongjuensis DNA harbors:
- a CDS encoding Rv0909 family putative TA system antitoxin, producing the protein MGFLDDAKDKLTDAVDSQGDKIGDAVDKAADFASDKTGGKFGDKIDLGADKAKDALDALDGKNDDIS; encoded by the coding sequence GTGGGCTTTCTCGACGACGCCAAGGACAAGCTGACCGACGCGGTCGACAGCCAGGGCGACAAGATCGGCGACGCGGTCGACAAGGCCGCCGACTTCGCCTCCGACAAGACCGGCGGCAAGTTCGGCGACAAGATCGACCTCGGCGCCGACAAGGCCAAGGACGCCCTCGACGCGCTCGACGGCAAGAACGACGACATCAGCTGA
- a CDS encoding helix-turn-helix domain-containing protein has protein sequence MSDPETEMQGIAVLLAERHRELTNELVEAFRERIPELPTDPALVELLVGSSGANLETFVHLMRAHMQVKDVHAPVAAVEYARRLAQRGTPPSALLRAYRIGQQLILQWAHAQITRSIADPMLALQTAQMLTDQSFLYIDAVSEDVVEAYQEERERWLANRSAVQRETVDALLRGDRLDLAAAEAALGYRLRQHHLGLVVWTDPGAGDLTAVERTVGRIAERLDCAGQPLFVPRDRETAWAWLPTGRSSSLDLTGIDAVLAEDDGRVHVAVGSAGAGEPGFRSTHDGAAAAHGVAQLGQHPAAPALSYDDPTVRAAALLARDLPATRALVHRALGDLAEDTDGAARLRETLLAFVEERESYVATAARVHLHKNTVKYRVDRAIEARGKPLGEERLDLELALIACKWLAPEVLVRPSGG, from the coding sequence GTGTCGGACCCGGAGACCGAGATGCAGGGCATCGCCGTGCTGCTCGCCGAGCGTCACCGTGAGCTCACGAACGAGCTGGTCGAGGCCTTCCGCGAGCGGATCCCCGAGCTGCCGACCGACCCGGCGCTGGTCGAGCTCCTGGTCGGCAGCTCGGGTGCCAACCTGGAGACCTTCGTGCACCTGATGCGGGCCCACATGCAGGTCAAGGACGTGCACGCACCGGTCGCGGCCGTGGAGTACGCGCGTCGGCTGGCCCAGCGGGGCACGCCGCCCAGCGCGCTGCTGCGGGCCTACCGGATCGGCCAACAGCTGATCCTGCAGTGGGCCCACGCCCAGATCACCCGCAGCATCGCCGATCCCATGCTCGCCCTGCAGACCGCCCAGATGCTCACCGACCAGTCCTTCCTCTACATCGACGCCGTCTCCGAGGACGTCGTCGAGGCCTACCAGGAGGAGCGGGAGCGCTGGCTCGCCAACCGCAGTGCCGTGCAGCGCGAGACCGTCGATGCGCTGCTGCGCGGGGACCGGCTCGACCTGGCCGCGGCCGAGGCCGCGCTCGGCTACCGCCTGCGCCAGCACCACCTCGGCCTGGTCGTGTGGACCGACCCCGGCGCCGGTGACCTCACCGCCGTCGAGCGCACCGTCGGCCGGATCGCCGAGCGGCTCGACTGCGCCGGCCAGCCCCTGTTCGTTCCCCGCGACCGTGAGACCGCCTGGGCCTGGCTGCCGACCGGCCGCTCCAGCTCGCTCGACCTGACGGGCATCGACGCCGTCCTCGCCGAGGACGACGGTCGGGTCCACGTCGCCGTCGGCTCCGCCGGTGCCGGCGAGCCCGGCTTCCGCAGCACCCACGATGGCGCGGCAGCCGCGCACGGCGTCGCCCAGCTCGGCCAGCACCCGGCCGCCCCCGCGCTGTCGTACGACGACCCGACGGTCCGCGCCGCCGCCCTCCTCGCCCGCGACCTCCCCGCCACCCGTGCACTGGTCCACCGCGCCCTCGGCGACCTCGCCGAGGACACCGACGGCGCCGCCCGGCTGCGCGAGACGCTGCTGGCGTTCGTCGAGGAGCGTGAGAGCTACGTCGCCACGGCAGCCCGCGTGCACCTGCACAAGAACACCGTGAAGTACCGGGTGGACCGCGCGATCGAGGCCCGCGGCAAGCCGCTCGGCGAGGAGCGGCTCGACCTCGAGCTGGCGTTGATCGCGTGCAAGTGGCTGGCGCCCGAGGTGCTGGTCCGGCCGTCAGGCGGCTGA
- a CDS encoding antitoxin produces the protein MGFMDKLKGAKDTVAEKVGEAVDKHGDKIESGLDKAAGFVDDKTGGKYHDKIEGATGKAKDALGKLEGDDGPTGEPPAADTPPSP, from the coding sequence ATGGGATTCATGGACAAGCTGAAGGGTGCCAAGGACACCGTCGCCGAGAAGGTCGGCGAGGCGGTCGACAAGCACGGCGACAAGATCGAGTCCGGCCTCGACAAGGCGGCCGGCTTCGTGGACGACAAGACCGGCGGGAAGTACCACGACAAGATCGAGGGCGCGACCGGCAAGGCCAAGGACGCGTTGGGCAAGCTCGAGGGCGACGACGGCCCGACCGGCGAGCCGCCCGCGGCCGACACCCCGCCGTCGCCCTGA
- a CDS encoding DUF3556 domain-containing protein → MGFLKPAPEPMPAAEFLALPFLERIRVLSTNWVTEGFNTPRMLHVVYILKMLGLYFAVGLAITSWTTDHVAFSDPSTWFDNIVVYQKLAIWLMLLEVIGLGGAFGPLCGHFVPMLGNIRYWLRPGTIRMAPWGRHVPLTGGDERTVGDVVLYVAVLASLVLPLVVHAEAVPFVPPGTGPQELVPPLAFLPILVTMPLMGLRDKVVFLAARSEQYLPIMLFSATLGALALRDGATSADFVDLVVAFKIIICIVWIGAGVSKIGEHFINVVPPMVSNSPGQLNLVKKLHYRRAPDDIRPSGLAWFMAHVGGTTVEIIIPVVLLTTADDTVAMLGAVAMLVFHIFITSTFPLAVPLEWNVYFGYIAIVLWGGFGDGFAASTYNIWDFSQPALLLPIFALLLFGPVLGNLRPDLVSFLPSMRQYAGNWASAVWAMKPGVEQRLNELLLVETQNSQLQRMPGMTYTADEAEMTVQKALAWRSMHSQGRGLFSVLVEHLDDLETRDVREGEFMCNILVGWNFGDGHLHDERLVAAVQKRLGLEPGDLVVAYCESQATPWRTSRPQEYRVIDAALGVVERGSWDVRECVKEQPWLPNGPVPLQVGWTAPGYRRKDAVS, encoded by the coding sequence ATGGGATTCCTCAAGCCTGCGCCGGAGCCGATGCCGGCCGCCGAGTTCCTCGCTCTGCCGTTCCTGGAGCGGATCCGCGTCCTCAGCACCAACTGGGTGACCGAGGGCTTCAACACCCCGCGGATGCTGCACGTCGTCTACATCCTGAAGATGCTGGGCCTCTACTTCGCCGTCGGGCTGGCCATCACGTCGTGGACCACCGACCACGTGGCGTTCTCGGACCCGAGCACCTGGTTCGACAACATCGTCGTCTACCAGAAGCTGGCGATCTGGCTGATGCTGCTCGAGGTGATCGGCCTCGGCGGCGCCTTCGGCCCCCTGTGCGGCCACTTCGTGCCGATGCTCGGCAACATCCGCTACTGGCTGCGGCCGGGCACCATCCGGATGGCCCCGTGGGGCCGGCACGTCCCGCTCACCGGCGGCGACGAGCGCACCGTCGGCGACGTCGTCCTGTACGTCGCCGTGCTGGCCAGCCTCGTCCTCCCGCTCGTCGTGCACGCCGAGGCGGTGCCGTTCGTGCCCCCCGGGACCGGACCGCAGGAGCTGGTGCCGCCGCTGGCGTTCCTGCCGATCCTGGTGACGATGCCGCTGATGGGACTGCGCGACAAGGTGGTCTTCCTGGCCGCCCGCTCCGAGCAGTACCTGCCGATCATGCTCTTCTCCGCCACCCTCGGCGCCCTCGCCCTGCGCGACGGCGCCACCTCGGCCGACTTCGTCGACCTGGTCGTCGCCTTCAAGATCATCATCTGCATCGTGTGGATCGGCGCCGGCGTGTCCAAGATCGGCGAGCACTTCATCAACGTCGTCCCGCCGATGGTCTCCAACTCCCCCGGCCAGCTGAACCTCGTCAAGAAGCTGCACTACCGCCGGGCACCCGACGACATCCGGCCCAGCGGCCTGGCCTGGTTCATGGCCCACGTCGGCGGCACGACCGTCGAGATCATCATCCCGGTGGTGCTCCTCACGACGGCCGACGACACGGTCGCGATGCTCGGCGCCGTGGCGATGCTGGTGTTCCACATCTTCATCACCTCGACCTTCCCGCTCGCCGTGCCGCTGGAGTGGAACGTCTACTTCGGCTACATCGCGATCGTGCTGTGGGGCGGCTTCGGCGACGGGTTCGCCGCGTCGACGTACAACATCTGGGACTTCTCCCAGCCGGCGCTGCTGCTCCCGATCTTCGCGCTGCTGCTGTTCGGCCCGGTCCTGGGCAACCTGCGGCCCGACCTGGTGTCCTTCCTGCCGTCGATGCGGCAGTACGCCGGCAACTGGGCCTCCGCGGTGTGGGCGATGAAGCCGGGTGTCGAGCAGCGGCTCAACGAGCTGCTGCTCGTCGAGACCCAGAACAGCCAGCTGCAGCGGATGCCCGGCATGACCTACACCGCGGACGAGGCGGAGATGACCGTGCAGAAGGCGCTGGCCTGGCGCTCGATGCACAGCCAGGGGCGGGGCCTGTTCTCGGTGCTGGTCGAGCACCTCGACGACCTCGAGACCCGCGACGTGCGCGAGGGCGAGTTCATGTGCAACATCCTGGTGGGCTGGAACTTCGGCGACGGCCACCTGCACGACGAGCGGCTGGTCGCCGCCGTGCAGAAGCGGCTCGGGTTGGAGCCGGGCGACCTCGTCGTCGCCTACTGCGAGTCGCAGGCGACGCCGTGGCGCACCTCGCGGCCGCAGGAGTACCGGGTGATCGACGCCGCTCTCGGCGTCGTCGAGCGGGGCAGCTGGGACGTGCGCGAGTGCGTCAAGGAGCAGCCGTGGCTGCCCAACGGGCCGGTGCCGCTGCAGGTCGGCTGGACCGCGCCCGGGTACCGTCGCAAGGATGCCGTCTCGTGA
- a CDS encoding class I adenylate-forming enzyme family protein, protein MTLDHLPWHRPAAYDDRPCVRDERTELTYRAFAERVDAAAEHFAARGVGRGSVVAVMLPNRVELLVAIMAAWRLGAAATPVNPTFTAVEAGHQISDSGAVLVIDGDNVADLPTTPGGTLPPARTESGDLALLVYTSGSTGRPKGVMLDHGNVDAMIASMGEAIAIGPDDHCLLVLPLFHVNAICVSFLTPMSAGAQLSVLERFHPVEFLRAIESLRPTYFSAVPTIYSHLVALPAEVQADTTSVRFAICGAAPAPPELFAAVEHRFGFPLVEGYGLSEGTCASTCNPVDGMRKPGTVGPALPGQLVAVMAPDGTLVANGERGEVVIKGANVMRGYLNRPEATAETLGDGWLHTGDVGILDEDGYLRIVDRIKDMIIRGGENIYPKEIENVLHAAPDVLEAAVVGGPDPVYGEVVVAFVSAAPNHTVDVDALLARCRAELTKIKVPVALHVLDALPKNPVGKIDKPALRARLSGA, encoded by the coding sequence ATGACCCTGGACCACCTGCCCTGGCACCGCCCGGCGGCGTACGACGACCGCCCCTGCGTCCGCGACGAGCGGACCGAGCTCACCTACCGTGCGTTCGCCGAGCGCGTGGACGCCGCTGCCGAGCACTTCGCCGCCCGGGGCGTGGGCCGCGGCTCGGTGGTGGCCGTCATGCTCCCCAACCGGGTCGAGCTGCTCGTGGCGATCATGGCGGCCTGGCGGCTGGGCGCCGCCGCGACACCGGTGAACCCGACGTTCACCGCGGTCGAGGCGGGCCACCAGATCAGCGACTCGGGCGCGGTCCTGGTGATCGACGGCGACAACGTCGCGGACCTCCCCACGACGCCCGGCGGCACCCTGCCGCCGGCGCGCACCGAGAGCGGTGACCTCGCGCTGCTCGTCTACACCAGCGGCTCGACCGGGCGCCCCAAGGGCGTGATGCTCGACCACGGCAACGTCGACGCGATGATCGCCAGCATGGGCGAGGCGATCGCGATCGGCCCCGACGACCACTGCCTGCTGGTCCTGCCGCTGTTCCACGTGAACGCGATCTGCGTCAGCTTCCTGACCCCGATGTCCGCCGGCGCCCAGCTGTCGGTGCTGGAGCGGTTCCACCCGGTCGAGTTCCTGCGGGCGATCGAGAGCCTGCGGCCGACGTACTTCTCGGCCGTGCCGACGATCTACTCCCACCTGGTCGCGCTGCCGGCCGAGGTGCAGGCCGACACGACGTCGGTGCGGTTCGCGATCTGCGGTGCGGCGCCCGCGCCGCCGGAGCTGTTCGCGGCGGTGGAGCACCGGTTCGGGTTCCCTCTGGTCGAGGGCTACGGCCTCTCCGAGGGCACCTGCGCGTCGACGTGCAACCCGGTCGACGGGATGCGCAAGCCCGGCACCGTCGGCCCCGCCCTGCCCGGGCAGCTGGTCGCGGTCATGGCGCCGGACGGCACGCTCGTCGCGAACGGCGAGCGTGGCGAGGTCGTGATCAAGGGCGCCAACGTGATGCGCGGCTACCTCAACCGCCCCGAGGCCACGGCCGAGACGCTGGGCGACGGCTGGCTGCACACCGGCGACGTCGGGATCCTCGACGAGGACGGCTACCTGCGCATCGTCGACCGGATCAAGGACATGATCATCCGCGGTGGCGAGAACATCTACCCCAAGGAGATCGAGAACGTCCTCCACGCAGCGCCCGACGTCCTCGAGGCGGCCGTCGTCGGCGGCCCCGACCCGGTGTACGGCGAGGTGGTGGTCGCCTTCGTCTCCGCGGCCCCCAACCACACCGTCGACGTCGACGCCCTGCTCGCGCGCTGCCGTGCCGAGCTCACGAAGATCAAGGTTCCGGTGGCGCTCCACGTGCTGGATGCTCTTCCCAAGAACCCCGTCGGAAAGATCGACAAGCCCGCGCTGCGGGCCCGACTGAGTGGAGCCTGA
- a CDS encoding IS110 family transposase produces the protein MTPAVFAGADTHADTIHVAAIDGYGRDLGDGEFPTTPAGYRDALAFLASFGSVQVFGIEGTSSYGAGLAVVARTAGIAVREVIRPEATVRRMQGKSDLIDAYQAARAAMTGRAKTAPKAEDVEGLRALLSTRRSAAKARTAAMNQIHAQLITAPVEIRERYRKLSDKRLIDALAACRPGSRGGVVATVLLGLKMLAQRHRFLGQQIELLDDQLRGLVAAINLNLISARGIGPVTAAQLLLTAGGNPERLASETSFAALCGTAPVPASSGKTTRYRLSRGGDRHANSALHTIATVRMASDPRTREFVATQRAKNRSNPEILRILKRAIAREVFKLLQNPNALTGIADLRRIRREKNLPIRVVVEQLGTTLNHVSRIERGVAFDREFTQRYRTWLQAA, from the coding sequence GTGACCCCTGCCGTCTTCGCGGGCGCTGACACCCACGCCGACACGATCCACGTGGCCGCGATCGACGGCTACGGTCGCGATCTCGGCGACGGCGAGTTCCCCACGACGCCGGCGGGCTACCGCGACGCCTTGGCCTTCCTCGCGTCGTTCGGTTCGGTACAGGTCTTCGGGATCGAAGGCACCAGCTCCTACGGAGCAGGGCTGGCCGTTGTGGCCCGCACGGCCGGGATCGCGGTGCGGGAGGTGATCCGTCCCGAAGCCACGGTGCGGCGGATGCAGGGCAAGTCCGACCTGATCGACGCTTACCAGGCGGCCCGTGCCGCCATGACCGGTCGCGCGAAGACCGCGCCGAAGGCCGAGGACGTCGAGGGACTTCGAGCGCTTCTCAGCACGCGACGTTCAGCCGCCAAGGCACGTACTGCGGCGATGAACCAGATTCACGCACAGTTGATCACCGCGCCCGTCGAGATCCGTGAGAGGTACCGGAAGCTGAGCGACAAGCGGTTGATCGACGCGCTCGCTGCCTGCCGCCCCGGCTCCCGCGGTGGAGTGGTGGCCACCGTGCTGCTCGGGTTGAAGATGCTGGCCCAGCGCCACCGGTTCCTCGGCCAGCAGATCGAGCTGCTCGACGACCAGCTCCGCGGCCTGGTCGCGGCGATCAACCTGAACCTGATCTCGGCACGCGGCATCGGACCGGTGACCGCTGCGCAGCTGCTCCTCACCGCGGGCGGCAACCCCGAGCGCCTGGCCAGCGAGACATCCTTCGCTGCCCTGTGCGGCACCGCACCGGTCCCGGCATCGTCGGGCAAGACCACCCGATACCGGCTCTCTCGTGGCGGGGATCGTCACGCCAACTCCGCGCTGCACACGATCGCGACCGTGCGGATGGCCAGCGACCCCCGCACCCGCGAGTTCGTCGCCACCCAGCGCGCCAAGAACCGCAGCAACCCCGAGATCCTGCGAATCCTCAAACGCGCCATCGCCCGCGAGGTGTTCAAGCTGCTCCAGAACCCGAACGCGCTTACCGGAATCGCCGACCTACGACGCATCCGACGCGAGAAGAACCTGCCTATCCGAGTCGTGGTCGAACAGCTCGGCACCACCCTGAACCATGTCAGCCGCATCGAACGCGGAGTCGCGTTCGACCGCGAGTTCACCCAGCGCTACCG
- a CDS encoding phytoene desaturase family protein, with protein MPSREQPMTTAVVVGSGPNGLAAAIRLAQAGLAVTVVEAHDRPGGGTRTSELTLPGLLHDDCAAFHPTGVASPFFASLGLERHGLRWLWPEVDLAHPLDDGRAGIAARDMSLSAESLGDDGPRWRRIFEPIVRRFDDLIAEVFQPVVHVPRHPLTLGRFGLKALMPATWTAARFGDDPARALFTGVAAHAFGRLDTPLSGSVGLMLTGTAHAVGWPVAEGGTESITRALLAELASYGGRVVTGVRVTSLDQLRDLVGSAPEVVVLDTAPAGVLDIVGDRLPARVRRSLTRYSYGPAAFKVDLAIEGDIPWTNEACRRAGTLHLGGTAEQVAAIEKGTVRGRMADQPFVLLGQQYLIDPSRSSGSANPVYAYAHVPHGYTGDATEAVLGQVERFAPGFRERVLAVATRGPAEWEAYNANYVGGDISAGANTARQIAFRPRPALDPYFLGVPGVYLCSSATPPGAGVHGMGGFHAAEAALSRLR; from the coding sequence ATGCCGTCTCGTGAGCAGCCGATGACCACCGCCGTCGTCGTGGGCAGCGGGCCCAACGGGCTCGCCGCCGCCATCCGCCTCGCGCAGGCCGGTCTCGCCGTCACCGTGGTCGAGGCGCACGACCGGCCGGGCGGCGGGACACGCACCAGCGAGCTCACCCTGCCCGGGCTGCTCCACGACGACTGTGCGGCGTTCCACCCCACCGGTGTCGCCTCTCCGTTCTTCGCCTCGCTCGGCCTGGAGCGGCACGGCCTGCGCTGGCTGTGGCCCGAGGTCGACCTGGCGCACCCCCTCGACGACGGGCGGGCCGGGATCGCGGCACGCGACATGTCCCTGTCGGCGGAGTCCCTCGGTGACGACGGCCCGCGGTGGCGCCGGATCTTCGAGCCGATCGTGCGCAGGTTCGACGACCTCATCGCCGAGGTCTTCCAGCCCGTGGTGCACGTGCCCCGGCACCCGCTGACCCTCGGCCGGTTCGGGCTGAAGGCGCTGATGCCGGCCACGTGGACCGCCGCCCGGTTCGGCGACGATCCGGCCCGGGCGCTCTTCACGGGCGTCGCGGCACACGCCTTCGGCCGGCTCGACACCCCGCTGAGCGGGTCGGTCGGGCTGATGCTGACCGGCACCGCGCACGCCGTCGGCTGGCCGGTCGCGGAGGGCGGCACGGAGTCGATCACGCGGGCGTTGCTGGCCGAGCTGGCGTCGTACGGCGGGCGCGTGGTGACCGGCGTACGGGTCACCTCGCTCGACCAGCTGCGTGACCTGGTCGGCTCGGCGCCCGAGGTGGTCGTGCTCGACACCGCGCCGGCGGGCGTGCTCGACATCGTGGGCGACCGCCTCCCCGCGCGGGTGCGCCGATCGCTGACCCGCTACTCCTACGGGCCGGCGGCCTTCAAGGTCGACCTGGCGATCGAGGGCGACATCCCGTGGACCAACGAGGCCTGCCGCCGCGCGGGGACCCTCCACCTCGGCGGCACGGCCGAGCAGGTCGCCGCCATCGAAAAGGGCACCGTGCGCGGGAGGATGGCCGACCAGCCGTTCGTGCTGCTCGGCCAGCAGTACCTCATCGACCCGTCGCGCTCGTCGGGCTCGGCGAACCCGGTCTACGCCTACGCGCACGTGCCGCACGGCTACACCGGCGACGCGACCGAGGCCGTGCTCGGGCAGGTCGAGCGCTTCGCACCCGGCTTCCGCGAGCGGGTGCTGGCCGTCGCCACCCGCGGCCCTGCGGAGTGGGAGGCCTACAACGCCAACTACGTCGGCGGCGACATCTCCGCCGGCGCGAACACCGCCCGGCAGATCGCCTTCCGGCCACGTCCTGCCCTGGATCCCTACTTCCTGGGTGTCCCCGGGGTCTACCTGTGCTCGTCGGCCACGCCTCCCGGAGCCGGGGTGCACGGGATGGGTGGCTTCCACGCGGCCGAGGCGGCGCTCAGCCGATTGCGCTGA
- the miaA gene encoding tRNA (adenosine(37)-N6)-dimethylallyltransferase MiaA, whose translation MPGTSTTPPIVAIVGPTASGKTSLSLDLAEALGGEVVNTDAMQVYRGMDIGTAKLPLAERRGIPHHLLDTLDVRDPATVAEFQGWARAAIGSLRERGVTPVLVGGSALYTRAILDRFEFPGTDPAVRGRLEAELAEVGSPALHARLRELDPVAAERIEVENGRRVVRALEVIEITGAPFSANLPVQEYVDPHTVQLGVAIDREVLDERIAVRVRQMFDDGLLDEVERLLGEGLAEGRTAALAIGYRQAIAVLAGEMSVEDAIERTTVATRQFARRQLAWWRNDPRITWLRHDDPDRVAKALSAIG comes from the coding sequence ATGCCGGGAACGTCCACCACGCCTCCGATCGTCGCGATCGTCGGGCCGACGGCCAGCGGCAAGACGTCGCTGTCGCTCGACCTCGCCGAGGCGCTCGGCGGCGAGGTGGTCAACACCGACGCGATGCAGGTCTACCGCGGCATGGACATCGGCACGGCGAAGCTCCCGCTCGCCGAGCGCCGCGGGATCCCGCACCACCTGCTCGACACCCTCGACGTCCGCGATCCCGCCACCGTCGCGGAGTTCCAGGGCTGGGCGCGTGCGGCGATCGGCTCGCTGCGGGAGCGGGGCGTGACGCCGGTCCTGGTCGGCGGGTCGGCCCTCTACACGCGGGCGATCCTCGACCGCTTCGAGTTCCCCGGGACCGACCCCGCGGTCCGGGGCAGGCTCGAGGCCGAGCTCGCCGAGGTCGGCAGCCCGGCCCTGCACGCCCGTCTGCGCGAGCTCGACCCGGTCGCGGCCGAGCGGATCGAGGTCGAGAACGGTCGTCGCGTCGTCCGTGCGCTCGAGGTCATCGAGATCACCGGCGCCCCGTTCAGCGCCAACCTCCCCGTCCAGGAGTACGTCGACCCGCACACCGTCCAGCTCGGCGTCGCCATCGACCGCGAGGTCCTCGACGAGCGGATCGCCGTACGCGTGCGACAGATGTTCGACGACGGCCTGCTCGACGAGGTCGAGCGGCTGCTGGGGGAGGGCCTGGCCGAGGGACGCACCGCCGCACTCGCGATCGGATACCGGCAGGCGATCGCCGTCCTCGCCGGCGAGATGAGTGTCGAGGACGCGATCGAGAGGACGACCGTCGCCACCCGCCAGTTCGCACGTCGCCAGCTCGCGTGGTGGCGCAACGACCCGCGGATCACCTGGCTGCGGCACGACGACCCGGACCGCGTGGCGAAGGCGCTCAGCGCAATCGGCTGA
- a CDS encoding HNH endonuclease signature motif containing protein yields the protein MDLGTHPRSTAALLSRVGDRIRSRNALVVEEWEDITAWASDHVVTGPEGAATITEGYLDTGVPIAGDGAPLVSEFALMELVAVLGRTPDGGKAYVGRVIECAWRLPNVYDAVIAGKLAPWRAERIADLTHALSAEAAGFVDRQLWNASGVGWAQLERLVAEAVLRFDPERGEADRQKAADHRHFDISDVDEHGLVHLDGLLDAADGHDLDQAVARRAEVLGRLGDDSTLDVRRSKAAAELARQDLALDLLVPDPDTGEVVATVPGRKVILNVHVTDTTLAGRNPVGRWDEGRCPISTTQIKEWLRARHTTIIVRPVIDLADHLPVTAYEIPDRHKTRVILRDHTCRFPHCTRPATRCDIDHHQPHGEGGPTCPCNLVPLCRRHHRAKTHSAWRYETPMPATYVWTSPSGFRFRVDHRGTHPVHPPDE from the coding sequence ATGGATCTCGGAACCCACCCCCGCAGCACGGCAGCCCTGCTGTCGCGGGTGGGCGACCGGATCCGCTCCCGCAACGCGTTGGTGGTCGAGGAGTGGGAGGACATCACCGCCTGGGCGAGCGACCACGTCGTCACCGGACCCGAGGGTGCCGCGACGATCACCGAGGGCTACCTCGACACCGGGGTCCCGATCGCCGGTGACGGCGCACCACTGGTCAGCGAGTTCGCGTTGATGGAGCTCGTCGCCGTCCTCGGCCGCACCCCCGACGGCGGCAAGGCCTACGTCGGACGGGTCATCGAGTGCGCCTGGCGGCTCCCCAACGTCTACGACGCCGTCATCGCCGGGAAACTCGCTCCGTGGCGGGCCGAACGGATCGCGGACCTCACCCACGCTCTCAGTGCTGAGGCGGCGGGGTTCGTGGACCGGCAGCTGTGGAACGCCTCCGGCGTCGGGTGGGCCCAGCTCGAACGCCTCGTCGCCGAAGCCGTGCTGCGGTTCGACCCCGAACGCGGCGAAGCCGACCGCCAGAAGGCTGCCGACCACCGCCACTTCGACATCAGTGACGTCGACGAGCACGGCCTCGTGCACCTCGACGGGCTGCTGGATGCCGCCGACGGCCACGACCTCGACCAAGCCGTCGCACGCAGGGCCGAGGTGCTCGGCCGGCTCGGGGACGACTCGACACTCGACGTGCGGCGCTCCAAGGCCGCTGCGGAACTGGCCCGCCAGGACCTCGCCCTCGACCTGCTGGTCCCGGACCCCGACACCGGAGAGGTCGTCGCGACCGTCCCCGGCCGCAAGGTGATCCTCAACGTGCACGTCACCGACACCACCCTTGCTGGCCGGAACCCGGTCGGGCGGTGGGACGAGGGCCGCTGCCCGATCAGCACCACCCAGATCAAGGAGTGGCTCCGGGCCCGGCACACCACGATCATCGTGCGCCCGGTGATCGACCTCGCCGACCATCTCCCCGTCACGGCCTACGAGATCCCCGACCGCCACAAGACGCGGGTGATCCTTCGTGATCACACCTGCCGCTTCCCCCACTGCACCCGTCCCGCGACCCGGTGCGACATCGACCACCACCAACCCCACGGCGAGGGTGGTCCGACCTGCCCCTGCAACCTCGTCCCACTCTGCCGTCGGCACCACCGCGCCAAGACCCACTCGGCCTGGCGTTACGAGACCCCGATGCCGGCGACCTACGTGTGGACCAGTCCGAGCGGGTTCCGGTTCCGGGTCGACCACCGCGGCACCCACCCGGTCCACCCGCCCGACGAGTAG